Proteins encoded by one window of Candidatus Mesenet endosymbiont of Phosphuga atrata:
- the zapE gene encoding cell division protein ZapE, which yields MVEKGGIKYDNMQLDVLKLLEEFSSNYNFFSKNKLGLYLYGHVGRGKSTIMNIYYENCGITKKHRLHFNTFMQDIHEHLHKLRSTSTKSPLNEVAKSIAKKVRLFLLDEMQVHDIGDAMILYRLFCALFTNRVIFLITSNYSPDDLYCDGLKRELFTPAIDLIKKNMHIMCLDGKQDYRILKGKAHNYFFEQGADEALAGTFADLTHNKKEIDTSNFFVNHIKIKIKRAYEEILWFEFAELCEKAIWTAEYKKIAQSCHTIFISNIPAFDFSNQNEAKRFTALIDELYEYKVKLFCSSAIGLSNINQYSQDLKMTVSRLIEMCSII from the coding sequence CTATAATTTTTTTTCCAAAAATAAGCTAGGCTTATACCTTTATGGCCATGTAGGGCGTGGTAAATCTACAATAATGAATATTTATTATGAAAATTGCGGTATTACTAAAAAGCACAGGTTGCACTTTAATACTTTCATGCAAGACATACACGAGCATCTTCATAAACTGCGCAGCACATCTACTAAATCGCCACTGAATGAAGTTGCTAAAAGTATTGCTAAAAAAGTTAGATTATTTCTTCTCGATGAGATGCAAGTACATGATATTGGTGATGCCATGATATTATATCGCTTATTTTGTGCTTTATTCACAAACAGAGTAATCTTTCTTATAACATCAAATTATTCTCCAGATGATTTGTATTGTGATGGGCTGAAACGTGAATTATTCACCCCAGCAATAGATTTGATAAAAAAAAACATGCATATTATGTGTTTAGATGGTAAGCAAGATTATAGAATTCTAAAGGGCAAAGCTCATAATTATTTTTTTGAGCAAGGTGCAGACGAAGCTTTAGCTGGCACTTTTGCAGACTTAACTCATAATAAAAAAGAGATAGACACCTCTAATTTTTTTGTTAATCACATAAAAATTAAAATTAAACGAGCTTACGAGGAGATATTATGGTTTGAGTTTGCTGAACTATGTGAAAAGGCAATTTGGACTGCTGAATATAAGAAGATAGCACAGTCTTGCCATACAATTTTTATTTCTAATATTCCCGCCTTTGATTTTAGCAATCAAAATGAAGCAAAAAGGTTTACAGCATTAATAGATGAGCTATATGAATACAAGGTTAAGCTTTTTTGTTCTTCTGCAATTGGACTGAGTAATATAAATCAATATTCTCAGGATTTAAAAATGACAGTTTCACGTTTAATTGAAATGTGCTCAATAATTTAA